The Cloeon dipterum chromosome X, ieCloDipt1.1, whole genome shotgun sequence genome includes a window with the following:
- the stc gene encoding protein shuttle craft has translation MAYGGNNWNGYNPNFTGEQQFFNSQLNPDAQGRPPWHQEWDPISQYYYNGSQSVPPAANRTPARNFQFSQNRGPRNFTPQQNRQPRNNNNQQQQSPAGEQQERRRLKQNPRPNPNSEPIRPLMSESQDNQAPVETPESTAEGAKGSGAVRKRNKIQPPRPQPSGGRPRPGKRWSREGEAGRQNSHGNGYFYSEPDNSSTKENEQQKPIPPKRQFNPPKPNFRNKDMSQREFLIYQMNAERLECMVCYESIKHKNPIWSCSGCFNLFHIWCVQKWSRSTDGEEGWRCPGCNMGYQKMPEKSCYCGKTLQQARDMNLKSYSSKHCCEEICFKKRPRAVTAKFDCEHPCSEMCHPGPCPPCEGMSLRHCPCGKKSTRVKCGVDTDLLCDNTCDKLLACGRHRCPDQCHAGSCSECLLPIDLECMCGQEKKEVVCKDAPKGDLSCHSCKKPCGKQLECGNHMCADECHAPPCSPCPLLPEINTRCLCGKVSQSLLLLSPRKSCLDPVPQCPNKCNRTLLCEHNCPEKCHTGDCPPCQLQSQRYCACGSSKKMIPCSLVAFDAVTCNKKCTKWLSCLRHKCHDICCRRETHDCLQLCNKFLNCGRHKCDALCHTDRCPPCLLASFDELRCECQTEVIYPPVPCGTRPPQCSKPCTRSHPCGHNSHNCHSEEECPPCTVQVRKWCMGKHKEVYPVLCNQEFVSCHLLCGKPLECGQHHCIKKCHAGPCLNERCTQSCTKQRAECGHSCNSPCHGASPCPDTKCMFELKVTCECKTISEIRPCHKQLEAYKKKVQMEALVENMSDLMQGHKVPLPGAVPLAHWTMVVGLECDHNCAVKKRNDKFFIGLQIVNPDLGQKLKLDYPSSLQNWVAQDKEFVKEVHNTLAELVLCTQKGTQRFRMHSFGVMNQAKRKFVHEYSTYFGLTSHSIDKRHSRSVDVTAEKNNCWIPSISLHEMVGKKLSHSNSKSSLREMSRAPAAKQEEPAASALASSSSTVLSYTQALAAKKN, from the exons ATGGCATACGGTGGAAACAACTGGAACGGCTACAACCCGAATTTTACTGG CGAGCAACAGTTTTTCAACAGTCAGCTCAACCCAGATGCGCAAGGCCGGCCACCGTGGCACCAGGAATGGGATCCAATTTCTCAATACTATTACAATGGCTCACAGTCAGTGCCCCCAGCTGCAAACAGGACGCCAGCGAGGAACTTCCAATTCTCTCAGAACAGAGGCCCTAGAAACTTTACTCCCCAGCAAAACCGTCAGCCGCGAAACAATAacaatcagcagcagcaatcaCCTGCTGGCGAGCAGCAAGAACGACGTCGGTTAAAACAGAATCCACGTCCGAATCCAAACAGTGAGCCTATCAGGCCCTTGATGAGTGAAAGCCAAGACAATCAAGCTCCTGTTGAGACTCCTGAGAGCACTGCTGAAGGTGCCAAAGG GAGTGGAGCAGTgcggaaaagaaataaaattcaaccgCCACGGCCTCAACCTTCAGGTGGCCGTCCAAGACCAGGAAAAAGGTGGAGTCGTGAGGGAGAAGCAGGAAGACAAAATTCGCATGGGAATGGCTATTTTTACTCGGAGCCTGACAATTCGTCGACCAAAGAAAACGAGCAACAAAAACCCATTCCTCCAAAACGACAATTTAATCCACCAAAGCCAAATTTTAGGAATAAAG aCATGTCACAACGAGAGTTCCTCATTTACCAAATGAACGCTGAAAGGTTGGAGTGCATGGTTTGCTACGAGTCGATCAAGCACAAGAATCCGATTTGGAGCTGCTCCGGCTGCTTCAACCTTTTCCACATCTGGTGCGTGCAGAAGTGGTCCAGGTCGACTGACGGCGAGGAAGGCTGGCGCTGCCCTGGCTGCAACATGGGATACCAGAAGATGCCCGAGAAATCGTGCTACTGCGGCAAAACGCTGCAGCAGGCGAGAGACATGAATCTGAAAAGCTACAGCAGCAAGCATTGTTGCGAGgaaatttgcttcaaaaagCGGCCGAGGGCGGTGACCGCTAAGTTCGATTGCGAACATCCGTGCAGCGAGATGTGCCATCCGGGTCCTTGCCCTCCATGCGAAGGAATGTCTCTCAG acatTGCCCTTGTGGAAAGAAGTCGACTCGCGTGAAATGCGGCGTCGACACGGATTTGCTCTGTGATAACACCTGCGATAAGCTGCTTGCCTGCGGCAGGCACAGGTGCCCTGACCAGTGCCATGCCGGATCGTGCAGCGAGTGCTTGCTTCCCATCGACCtag AGTGCATGTGTGGCCAAGAGAAGAAGGAAGTTGTGTGCAAGGACGCCCCCAAAGGAGACCTGAGCTGCCACTCATGCAAAAAACCATGCGGCAAACAGCTGGAGTGTGGAAATCATATGTGTGCGGATGAGTGCCACGCTCCTCCATGTTCACCATGCCCTCTTTTGCCAGAG ATCAACACGAGGTGCCTTTGTGGCAAAGTTTCCCagtctttgctgctgctgagccCGAGAAAGTCGTGCCTTGACCCTGTGCCTCAGTGCCCAAACAAGTGCAACAGAACTCTGCTGTGTG AACACAACTGCCCTGAGAAGTGTCACACAGGTGACTGTCCACCGTGCCAATTGCAATCACAGCGGTACTGCGCGTGTGGCTCCTCCAAAAAGATGATTCCCTGCTCTCTTGTTGCGTTCGACGCTGTCACTTGCAACAAAAAGTGCACAAAg tGGCTGTCTTGCTTGCGGCACAAATGCCACGACATCTGCTGTCGGCGCGAAACGCACGATTGCCTGCAGCTGTGCAACAAATTCCTCAACTGCGGTAGACACAAGTGCGACGCCCTGTGCCACACCGACCGATGCCCACCGTGCCTTCTAGCTA GTTTTGACGAATTGCGGTGCGAGTGTCAGACGGAAGTAATTTACCCTCCTGTTCCGTGCGGCACGAGGCCGCCGCAGTGCAGCAAACCCTGCACGAGGAGCCACCCTTGTGGCCACAACAGTCACAATTGCCACAGCGAGGAAGAGTGTCCGCCGTGCACTGTGCAAGTCAGGAAGTGGTGCATGGGAAAGCACAAg gAAGTGTATCCAGTGCTATGCAACCAGGAGTTTGTGTCTTGCCACCTACTTTGCGGCAAGCCTTTGGAGTGTGGCCAGCACCACTGCATCAAAAAGTGCCACGCCGGCCCGTGTCTCAATGAACGGTGCACGCAGTCATGCACAAAGCAGAGGGCCGAGTGCGGCCACTCGTGTAACTCACCCTGCCATGGAGCTTCCCCTTGTCCAGACACAAAATGCATGTTTGAG TTGAAAGTGACGTGTGAGTGCAAGACAATTAGCGAAATCCGTCCGTGCCACAAGCAGCTGGAAGCGTACAAGAAAAAAGTTCAGATGGAAGCGCTGGTTGAGAACATGTCTGACCTGATGCAAGGACACAAGGTGCCTTTGCCTGGTGCCGTGCCGCTGGCCCACTGGACCATGGTGGTCGGACTCGAGTGTGACCACAATTGTGCCGTCAAAAAACGCAACGACAAGTTCTTCATTGGGCTCCAAATCGTCAATCCGGACCTTGGGCAGAAACTCAAGCTTGACTACCCTTCAAGCCTGCAAAACTGGGTCGCGCAGGACAAGGAGTTCGTCAAGGAGGTGCATAATACTCTTGCTGAACTGGTCCTCTGCACTCAAAAG GGCACCCAGCGATTCCGAATGCACAGTTTTGGCGTGATGAACCAAGCGAAACGCAAATTCGTACACGAATATTCAACCTACTTTGGCCTCACCTCGCATTCCATCGACAAGAGACATTCCAGGAGCGTGGACGTGACTGCTGAAAagaataat TGCTGGATTCCAAGTATAAGTCTGCATGAAATGGTCGGAAAGAAACTGAGCCACTCCAATTCAAA atCTTCCTTAAGAGAAATGTCTCGGGCACCCGCTGCAAAACAAGAGGAGCCCGCCGCGTCTGCCCTAGCGAGCTCCTCTTCGACCGTGCTCAGCTACACTCAGGCTCTtgctgcaaagaaaaattga